A single Bacteroidales bacterium DNA region contains:
- a CDS encoding lipid A deacylase LpxR family protein — MNRTIIFSGFIIGLSLTLGCRHPAGNDSAREWEISQTLLPCTLQSQPAPACLPAYDTLTTGPVDNTPIHGILTKGKIKKKKKKPLPPPQEFDQETVQDRIETIWRLKSKGYDVDIASGRRLLSTRGDLEKRLNEELLLVNPNIYFCINFENDIFTNTDRYYTNGIRFDWVNPGFNRSLLTHLMIPLHHPARNYYGISLVHRIYTPWDSHIDTVTQGDRPFSSYLYFGFSKVSNALGKRYRQHSAFNLGIIGPAAGGKQIQQTIHYTEINGWDHQVSNDIILDYHVHSEAGLLQGKYFEIGALADANAGTLYDKIGIGPYLTAGNYDPASLDQVTEGTWGQINPTSGKVQYVLYYRFKTTLVGYDATLQGGMFNKSEYALNSSQIKRFTYDHCLGFSLSFRWASVLAEYTWLSPEYKGCDPHSWGRCTMAFTL, encoded by the coding sequence ATGAACAGGACAATCATCTTTTCGGGATTCATCATCGGGCTGTCCCTCACCCTTGGGTGCCGCCACCCTGCCGGAAACGATTCCGCCCGGGAATGGGAGATCAGCCAGACACTGTTGCCCTGCACCCTGCAGAGCCAGCCTGCCCCTGCCTGCCTACCTGCATATGATACCCTGACAACCGGCCCGGTTGACAACACTCCCATCCATGGCATCCTCACAAAGGGAAAGATCAAAAAAAAGAAAAAAAAGCCCCTTCCGCCCCCTCAGGAATTCGATCAGGAAACCGTTCAGGATCGGATTGAAACCATTTGGCGATTAAAATCAAAGGGATATGATGTGGACATCGCTTCCGGCCGCAGGCTTTTAAGCACGAGGGGAGACCTCGAAAAACGACTGAATGAGGAGTTGTTACTTGTCAATCCCAACATCTACTTCTGCATCAATTTTGAAAATGATATTTTTACCAATACAGACCGATACTATACCAATGGCATCCGGTTCGACTGGGTCAACCCGGGATTCAACCGGTCGCTGCTGACCCATCTGATGATCCCGCTCCATCATCCGGCACGAAATTATTATGGAATAAGCCTCGTTCACAGGATATACACTCCGTGGGATTCGCACATCGACACCGTAACACAGGGCGACAGGCCATTTTCCTCCTATCTGTACTTCGGCTTTTCCAAAGTATCCAATGCCCTTGGTAAAAGGTACCGGCAGCATTCAGCATTCAATCTGGGGATCATTGGTCCCGCTGCAGGTGGAAAACAAATTCAGCAGACCATCCACTATACGGAGATAAACGGGTGGGATCACCAGGTCAGTAACGATATCATCCTGGATTATCATGTTCATTCAGAAGCAGGGTTATTACAAGGAAAATATTTTGAGATCGGTGCGCTGGCCGATGCCAATGCCGGCACCCTGTACGATAAGATCGGGATTGGCCCTTACCTGACCGCGGGCAACTACGATCCGGCAAGCCTGGATCAGGTCACTGAAGGAACATGGGGGCAGATCAATCCGACATCCGGGAAAGTACAGTACGTTCTGTATTACCGTTTCAAAACAACCCTGGTGGGCTATGACGCGACCTTGCAGGGGGGGATGTTCAACAAGAGTGAGTACGCGCTGAATTCCAGCCAGATAAAGCGTTTTACCTATGATCACTGTCTTGGATTTTCCTTATCGTTCCGGTGGGCTTCCGTTCTTGCCGAGTACACCTGGCTTTCTCCTGAATACAAGGGATGTGATCCGCATTCCTGGGGGCGCTGCACTATGGCATTCACCCTGTGA
- the rny gene encoding ribonuclease Y, with protein sequence MIYYILAVIAGLVVGFLITSTLLRKAVEKKSDRILRESEEKAEMIKKDKILQAKEKFLQLKAEHEKLIQEKNNLIQKGEARLKQKEALFSQKLEEMQRKQKEVGTMKASLTSQLELITKKQQEIEKAGKKQVEQLEAISGLSAAEARAQLVESLKDEARTEAMTHIKDIVDEAKLTANREAKKIVIETIQRTAVEQAMENTVSVFNIDNDEIKGRIIGREGRNIRALEALTGVEIIIDDSPDAILLSGFDPVRREIARLSLHKLVSDGRIHPARIEEVVAKTKKQIEQEIIETGKRTCIDLGIHGIHHELIRMVGRMKFRSSYGQNLLQHSKEVANMCALMASELGLNPKLAKRAGLLHDIGKVPDNEPELPHALLGMKLAEKFKEKPEIANAIGAHHDEVEMESLIAPIVQVCDAISGARPGARREVVEAYIQRLNHLEEMALSYPGVVKTYAIQAGRELRVIVGADKVTDNEANQIAYDLSRKIQDEMTYPGQIKITVIRETRAVSYAK encoded by the coding sequence ATTATCTATTACATACTGGCAGTGATTGCCGGACTGGTGGTTGGTTTCCTCATCACCAGCACTCTTTTAAGGAAAGCCGTCGAGAAAAAAAGTGACCGGATTCTGAGAGAATCTGAAGAAAAGGCCGAGATGATCAAGAAAGACAAGATCCTGCAGGCCAAGGAAAAGTTCCTGCAGCTTAAAGCTGAGCATGAAAAGTTGATACAGGAAAAAAACAACCTCATCCAGAAAGGAGAAGCCAGACTAAAACAAAAAGAAGCACTGTTTTCGCAGAAGCTCGAAGAGATGCAGCGTAAGCAGAAAGAAGTGGGCACCATGAAAGCCAGTTTGACTTCCCAGCTTGAACTGATCACTAAGAAACAGCAGGAAATTGAAAAGGCAGGAAAGAAACAGGTTGAACAACTGGAGGCCATCTCGGGGCTCTCCGCTGCAGAGGCCAGGGCACAACTGGTGGAATCCCTGAAAGATGAAGCACGCACCGAGGCGATGACGCACATCAAGGATATTGTGGATGAAGCCAAGCTTACGGCCAACCGTGAAGCTAAAAAAATCGTGATCGAGACCATTCAGCGCACAGCTGTGGAACAGGCGATGGAAAATACTGTTTCCGTTTTCAATATTGACAACGATGAGATTAAAGGCCGGATCATCGGGCGGGAAGGCAGGAATATCCGCGCACTGGAGGCCCTTACCGGCGTTGAAATCATCATCGACGACTCCCCGGATGCCATCCTTTTATCCGGCTTTGACCCGGTGCGCCGCGAGATTGCCCGCCTTTCACTTCATAAACTGGTCTCCGACGGACGAATTCATCCGGCACGCATTGAAGAAGTTGTTGCCAAAACGAAGAAGCAGATCGAACAGGAAATCATTGAAACCGGAAAACGGACCTGCATTGATCTGGGTATCCACGGAATCCACCATGAGCTCATCCGCATGGTCGGCCGTATGAAATTCCGCAGTTCCTACGGTCAGAACCTGTTGCAGCATTCCAAGGAAGTAGCGAACATGTGTGCATTGATGGCCTCTGAGCTGGGATTGAATCCCAAGCTGGCCAAACGTGCCGGATTACTCCACGATATCGGTAAAGTCCCTGACAACGAACCTGAACTGCCGCATGCCTTGCTCGGGATGAAATTGGCCGAGAAATTCAAGGAAAAACCGGAGATCGCCAACGCCATAGGGGCCCATCACGATGAAGTTGAAATGGAATCGCTCATCGCCCCGATTGTTCAGGTATGCGACGCCATATCCGGAGCGCGTCCCGGAGCGCGGCGTGAAGTCGTGGAAGCCTACATCCAGCGGTTGAATCACCTGGAAGAGATGGCCCTTTCCTATCCCGGCGTTGTAAAAACCTATGCAATACAGGCCGGAAGAGAACTCCGGGTCATCGTAGGAGCCGACAAGGTGACCGATAATGAAGCCAACCAGATCGCCTATGACCTGTCCCGCAAGATCCAGGACGAAATGACCTATCCGGGCCAGATCAAGATCACCGTGATCCGGGAAACAAGAGCGGTAAGCTACGCAAAGTAA
- a CDS encoding cell division protein ZapA, translating to MEEISITLYLANRPYQVKILQKDEEILRRAAKGVNELMNDYAGSYAFSDHQDLLAMVALNLKASVIHHETRLKWIDLEMSEKLTEIDQLLTSHL from the coding sequence ATGGAGGAAATCTCAATAACATTATACCTTGCCAATCGGCCATATCAGGTGAAGATACTACAAAAGGACGAGGAGATCTTACGGAGAGCGGCAAAGGGAGTCAATGAACTGATGAATGACTACGCAGGCAGCTATGCTTTCAGTGATCACCAGGACCTGCTGGCAATGGTTGCCCTGAATTTGAAAGCCTCAGTCATCCATCACGAAACCAGGTTGAAGTGGATTGATTTGGAAATGTCTGAAAAATTGACGGAAATTGATCAGTTATTGACAAGCCACCTATAG
- a CDS encoding DUF2851 family protein, whose protein sequence is MTEEFLHYIWRYQLLSGPLTTTDGEEIRVIKSGTYNTDAGPDFSNARIWIGNTLWAGNVEVHIRSSDWERHGHQDDRRYDTIILHVVGEDDMPVRRPSQEFVPTLCLRNNIELSLLATYQELNLARRWIPCEHLVNAISQVKVIHMLDRMMAERMQRKSDTFFKMLESCRYSWEEVTYVLIARNFGARINAQVFEWLARSLPYVMIQRCRDNRFRLEAMLFGQAGMLHDHFMDEYPRHLRTEYQFLQKKHGLSPLQDHLWNFLRLRPPAFPTVRIAQLADLLHRQTSLFSRILAAENVTELASVFESRTSEYWDTHYIFDRPSRRKIKKLGSEAVELIIINAAIPLIFTYGQYLDRQDIKNKAMDLLRKVQGERNSIIRKWASLGLTVSDAWNTQALIELKENYCDKRKCLHCVVGNAILSQGKPQLAP, encoded by the coding sequence ATGACGGAAGAATTTTTACATTACATCTGGAGGTATCAGTTGCTAAGCGGCCCTCTTACCACCACCGATGGCGAGGAGATTCGGGTGATCAAATCCGGAACGTACAACACGGATGCGGGCCCTGATTTTTCAAATGCCCGGATATGGATAGGAAATACGTTATGGGCAGGAAATGTGGAGGTGCACATCCGTTCCTCTGACTGGGAACGTCATGGTCATCAGGACGACAGGCGGTATGATACTATCATCCTTCACGTGGTGGGCGAGGATGATATGCCGGTGCGACGGCCAAGCCAGGAATTCGTTCCGACATTGTGCCTTCGGAACAATATCGAACTGTCATTGCTGGCGACCTATCAGGAATTGAATCTTGCCCGCCGCTGGATCCCGTGTGAGCATCTGGTGAATGCGATCAGCCAGGTGAAAGTGATCCACATGCTCGATCGGATGATGGCCGAACGGATGCAGCGGAAATCAGATACTTTTTTCAAAATGCTGGAATCCTGCCGGTACAGCTGGGAAGAAGTGACCTATGTGCTGATTGCAAGGAATTTCGGTGCCAGGATCAATGCACAGGTTTTCGAATGGCTGGCCCGCTCGTTGCCTTACGTGATGATTCAACGGTGCAGGGATAACCGGTTCCGGCTTGAAGCAATGCTGTTCGGACAGGCTGGCATGCTCCATGACCATTTTATGGACGAATATCCCAGGCATCTGCGGACCGAATACCAGTTCCTGCAGAAAAAGCACGGACTGTCCCCTTTACAGGACCACCTGTGGAACTTTCTGCGCCTGCGGCCCCCGGCATTCCCGACTGTCCGTATCGCTCAGCTTGCAGACCTGCTCCATCGGCAAACCAGCCTGTTCAGTCGGATCCTGGCAGCGGAAAATGTCACGGAGCTGGCTTCTGTCTTTGAATCACGGACATCTGAATACTGGGACACCCACTACATTTTTGACCGGCCTTCCCGGAGAAAAATAAAGAAACTTGGCTCGGAGGCGGTTGAACTGATCATCATCAATGCAGCAATTCCGCTGATTTTTACCTATGGTCAGTATTTAGACCGGCAAGACATTAAAAACAAGGCAATGGACCTGCTGCGAAAGGTACAGGGAGAGCGAAACTCGATCATCAGGAAATGGGCGAGCCTTGGGTTGACTGTCTCTGATGCCTGGAACACACAGGCATTGATCGAACTGAAAGAAAATTATTGCGATAAACGGAAATGCCTCCACTGTGTCGTTGGAAACGCGATCCTTTCGCAGGGTAAGCCGCAACTGGCTCCATGA